Proteins from one Ipomoea triloba cultivar NCNSP0323 chromosome 1, ASM357664v1 genomic window:
- the LOC116031079 gene encoding DNA repair protein REV1 isoform X2, with protein MSFDSSRSANSGSKSKRSLSSNPTSSNTSSKRKKTSQKTLGMAWGANSRSSSRPAFSHSPFSDFGSYMAVKNRKLHQQFDAEASSSSYSGTSSSKESRPIFQGVSIFVDGYTVPSNQELRGYMLRYGGNFENYFSRHRVTHIICSNLPESKIKNVRSFSCGLPVVKPAWVLDSIAANRLLSWVPYQLEQVASEASNQPKLSAFFTSKNCTPAILEKCSTDQAISKGDTPLMEGSVSESGNSSGVRGSVDDSNACNPESSDPSHVSAIGAEAEESSCSGSGSGSYNASHPSTLNASDDCQDEIDKGESILKTSRPSNKQHSTLVDSNFVENYFKNSRLHFIGTWRNRYRKRFPSSSGGFRCITVNSAAKPQATSIIHVDMDCFFVSVVVRNHPELQGKPVAICHSDNPRGTAEISSANYPARNYGVKAGMFVRDAKALCPQLVILSYDFEAYEEVADKFYDILHKHCKKVQAVSCDEAFLDATDSGVEDIQAFVRLIRKEIVEITGCTASAGIAGNMLMARLATRTAKPDGQCCIPPEKVEEYLHELPVKALPGIGYVLEEKLRKREITTCGQLQIISKESLQKDFGIKTGNMLWNYSRGIDNRLVGMAQENKSIGADVNWGVRFKDLKDAQHFLGKLSEEVSLRLQGCGVKGRTFTLKIKKRKVDAGEPAKYLGHGICDNLSHSTTVPMATDEADVLRRIASQLFGHFQIDVEDIRGMGLQVTKLEMTENAKQGNEKNTIRAWLSSTTTKGSNHLKSSPAKGADTDDDIQSVDEDSAPLCSDSIGPLVQRNARLSTGNVGNRQDAALPPMHDLDVSVIESLPPELLSEINNMYNGKLLRFISEKKNNSADICPNNFEEKVLASYEVHPYNKEEVQSVSFSNKLTVDEKTGPVSVSGVEKSNMIINASAAADTCIMPSSLSQVDTSVLQQLPEELKTDILELLPPHRTGVPLSDASLKYVDNPDSSRDSILSNELWVGHPPKWVDKFIVSNCWILKIFAEAYCKAGPKNLLSSILQKFISGICVPEEVGTDGWCDAVSCMCELVKQYVELKIETDIEEVYVCSCLLRRLTTRSKVFHEVYNSLLPYLQASVSEKYGGSLQLSPVKD; from the exons ATGAGCTTTGATTCATCCCGTTCTGCGAATTCCGGCTCCAAATCTAAACGTAGTCTCAGTTCAAACCCTACAAGCAGCAATACCAGTAGTAAAAGGAAGAAGACGAGCCAGAAAACCCTAGGCATGGCTTGGGGGGCCAATTCTCGCTCTTCTTCGCGCCCTGCCTTCAGCCACTCTCCTTTCTCCGATTTCGGCAG TTACATGGCCGTCAAGAATCGAAAGTTACACCAACAATTTGATGCCGAGGCTTCGAGCTCTTCCTACAGTGGGACAAGTTCTTCAAAGGAATCAAGACCAATATTTCAAGGAGTTTCAATTTTTGTAGATGGATATACTGTTCCTTCCAATCAG GAACTTCGAGGTTATATGTTGAGGTATGGAGGGaactttgaaaattatttttcaaggCATCGTGTCACTCATATAATATGCAGTAATCTTCCTGAGAGCAAAATCAAGAATGTGAG GTCCTTTAGTTGTGGACTTCCCGTAGTTAAACCTGCTTGGGTGCTGGATTCCATTGCTGCTAATAGACTTTTGAGCT GGGTTCCTTATCAGCTGGAACAGGTTGCAAGCGAAGCTAGTAACCAACCAAAGTTGTCTGCCTTCTTTACATCAAAAAACTGCACACCTGCTATTCTAGAAAAGTGCTCAACTGACCAGGCAATATCTAAAGGTGATACACCATTGATGGAAGGCAGCGTCAGTGAGAGTGGTAATTCTTCTGGAGTAAGGGGTTCTGTAGACGATTCAAATGCATGCAATCCAGAATCTAGTGACCCCAGTCATGTGAGCGCTATTGGAGCTGAAGCTGAAGAGTCATCTTGCAGTGGCAGTGGAAGCGGAAGCTACAATGCATCCCACCCTAGTACTCTTAATGCTTCTGATGACTGCCAAGATGAGATTGATAAGGGGgaatcaattttaaaaacttctAGGCCTTCTAATAAGCAGCATTCAACTCTAGTGGATTCTAATTTCGTGGAGAATTATTTCAAG AACTCAAGGTTGCATTTTATTGGTACCTGGAGAAACCGGTATCGTAAGCGTTTTCCAAGCTCTTCTGGTGGATTTAGATGCATTACTGTTAATTCTGCAGCCAAACCTCAGGCTACTTCCATAATTCATGTGGACATG GATTGCTTTTTTGTGTCAGTGGTTGTCAGGAACCACCCTGAGTTGCAGGGAAAACCTGTTGCCATTTGCCATTCAGATAATCCGCGTGGAACAGCAGAAATTTCATCTGCAAATTATCCTGCTAGGAATTATG GAGTTAAGGCTGGAATGTTTGTAAGAGATGCTAAGGCTCTTTGCCCTCAACTTGTCATTCTTTCTTATGACTTTGAAGCTTATGAGGAG GTGGCTGACAAGTTTTATGACATTTTGCATAAGCACTGCAAGAAAGTTCAG GCCGTCAGTTGTGATGAAGCATTTTTAGATGCCACTGACTCAGGGGTGGAGGACATTCAAGCATTTGTCAGACTGATCAGGAAGGAAATTGTTGAGATAACAGGATGCACTGCAAGTGCCGGTATTGCTGGAAATATGCTTATGGCCCGTCTTGCTACCCGAACTGCAAAACCTGATGGACAATGTTGTATCCCTCCTGAGAAG GTTGAAGAGTATCTACATGAACTTCCAGTAAAAGCCCTCCCTGGAATCGGTTATGTCTTGGAAGAGAAACTGAGAAAGCGAGAAATTACCACTTGTGGGCAGCTGCAGATTATATCCAAG GAATCACTTCAGAAGGACTTTGGTATCAAAACCGGTAATATGTTGTGGAACTATAGTAGAGGGATTGACAACCGGTTGGTTGGAATGGCTCAG GAAAACAAGTCAATAGGTGCTGATGTAAACTGGGGTGTGAGGTTCAAAGATTTAAAAGAT GCTCAGCATTTCTTAGGGAAGCTCTCTGAAGAGGTTTCATTGCGTCTGCAGGGATGTGGAGTTAAAGGCCGCACTTTTACCCTCAAG ATAAAGAAGAGGAAGGTTGATGCTGGGGAGCCAGCAAAATATTTGGGCCATGGAATCTGTGACAACCTGAGCCACTCTACCACG GTGCCAATGGCTACAGATGAGGCTGACGTGCTTCGTAGGATAGCTTCTCAGCTCTTTGGACATTTCCAAATAG ATGTAGAGGATATAAGAGGAATGGGCTTGCAAGTTACAAAACTTGAAATGACGGAAAATGCAaaacaag GTAATGAGAAGAACACCATTCGTGCTTGGCTTTCTTCTACCACGACAAAGGGCAGTAACCATTTAAAAAGTAGTCCGGCAAAGGGTGCTGACACAG ATGATGATATTCAAAGCGTTGATGAAGACTCTGCCCCTTTGTGCAGTGATTCAATTGGACCTTTGGTTCAAAGGAATGCTAGGTTGTCCACTGGTAATGTTGGTAATAGACAAGATGCAGCTCTCCCTCCTATGCATGATCTGGATGTGAGTGTTATAGAGTCTCTTCCTCCTGAGCTTCTTTCAGAAATAAACAACATGTACAATGGGAAACTATTGAGATTTATTTCAGAGAAGAAAAACAATAGTGCTGATATATGCCCCAACAATTTTGAAG AGAAAGTTTTGGCCAGTTATGAG gtGCATCCATATAACAAGGAGGAAGTTCAATCAGTCTCTTTCTCTAATAAATTGACTGTTGATGAGAAAACTGGGCCAGTCTCTGTATCTGGTGTAGAGAAATCAAATATGATTATTAATGCTTCTGCTGCTGCGGACACATGTATAATGCCCTCATCTCTAAGTCAAGTAGATACCTCAGTTTTGCAGCAGCTGCCTGAGGAGTTGAAGACGGACATACTTGAGCTCCTTCCCCCACATAGGACAGGCGTGCCACTGTCAGATGCTTCCCTAAAGTATGTTGATAACCCGGACAGTTCAAGGGATTCTATTCTAAGCAATGAACTCTGGGTTGGACATCCACCTAAATGGGTTGACAAATTCATAGTTAGTAATTGCTGGATCTTGAAGATTTTTGCTGAGGCTTATTGTAAAGCAGGACCAAAGAACCTGTTATCATCAATACTGCAGAAGTTTATATCTGGAATATGTGTACCTGAAGAAGTGGGTACTGATGGATGGTGTGATGCTGTTAGTTGCATGTGTGAACTTGTCAAGCAATATGTTGAACTAAAAATTGAAACAGACATTGAAGAGGTTTATGTTTGTTCCTGCCTTTTAAGAAG ATTAACTACAAGGTCAAAAGTTTTCCATGAAGTTTACAACAGCCTGCTTCCTTACCTTCAG GCATCTGTTAGCGAGAAGTATGGGGGAAGTCTACAGCTCTCTCCCGTGAAGGACTAA
- the LOC116031079 gene encoding DNA repair protein REV1 isoform X1, with amino-acid sequence MSFDSSRSANSGSKSKRSLSSNPTSSNTSSKRKKTSQKTLGMAWGANSRSSSRPAFSHSPFSDFGSYMAVKNRKLHQQFDAEASSSSYSGTSSSKESRPIFQGVSIFVDGYTVPSNQELRGYMLRYGGNFENYFSRHRVTHIICSNLPESKIKNVRSFSCGLPVVKPAWVLDSIAANRLLSWVPYQLEQVASEASNQPKLSAFFTSKNCTPAILEKCSTDQAISKGDTPLMEGSVSESGNSSGVRGSVDDSNACNPESSDPSHVSAIGAEAEESSCSGSGSGSYNASHPSTLNASDDCQDEIDKGESILKTSRPSNKQHSTLVDSNFVENYFKNSRLHFIGTWRNRYRKRFPSSSGGFRCITVNSAAKPQATSIIHVDMDCFFVSVVVRNHPELQGKPVAICHSDNPRGTAEISSANYPARNYGVKAGMFVRDAKALCPQLVILSYDFEAYEEVADKFYDILHKHCKKVQAVSCDEAFLDATDSGVEDIQAFVRLIRKEIVEITGCTASAGIAGNMLMARLATRTAKPDGQCCIPPEKVEEYLHELPVKALPGIGYVLEEKLRKREITTCGQLQIISKESLQKDFGIKTGNMLWNYSRGIDNRLVGMAQENKSIGADVNWGVRFKDLKDAQHFLGKLSEEVSLRLQGCGVKGRTFTLKIKKRKVDAGEPAKYLGHGICDNLSHSTTVPMATDEADVLRRIASQLFGHFQIDVEDIRGMGLQVTKLEMTENAKQGNEKNTIRAWLSSTTTKGSNHLKSSPAKGADTDDDIQSVDEDSAPLCSDSIGPLVQRNARLSTGNVGNRQDAALPPMHDLDVSVIESLPPELLSEINNMYNGKLLRFISEKKNNSADICPNNFEGPSEKVLASYEVHPYNKEEVQSVSFSNKLTVDEKTGPVSVSGVEKSNMIINASAAADTCIMPSSLSQVDTSVLQQLPEELKTDILELLPPHRTGVPLSDASLKYVDNPDSSRDSILSNELWVGHPPKWVDKFIVSNCWILKIFAEAYCKAGPKNLLSSILQKFISGICVPEEVGTDGWCDAVSCMCELVKQYVELKIETDIEEVYVCSCLLRRLTTRSKVFHEVYNSLLPYLQASVSEKYGGSLQLSPVKD; translated from the exons ATGAGCTTTGATTCATCCCGTTCTGCGAATTCCGGCTCCAAATCTAAACGTAGTCTCAGTTCAAACCCTACAAGCAGCAATACCAGTAGTAAAAGGAAGAAGACGAGCCAGAAAACCCTAGGCATGGCTTGGGGGGCCAATTCTCGCTCTTCTTCGCGCCCTGCCTTCAGCCACTCTCCTTTCTCCGATTTCGGCAG TTACATGGCCGTCAAGAATCGAAAGTTACACCAACAATTTGATGCCGAGGCTTCGAGCTCTTCCTACAGTGGGACAAGTTCTTCAAAGGAATCAAGACCAATATTTCAAGGAGTTTCAATTTTTGTAGATGGATATACTGTTCCTTCCAATCAG GAACTTCGAGGTTATATGTTGAGGTATGGAGGGaactttgaaaattatttttcaaggCATCGTGTCACTCATATAATATGCAGTAATCTTCCTGAGAGCAAAATCAAGAATGTGAG GTCCTTTAGTTGTGGACTTCCCGTAGTTAAACCTGCTTGGGTGCTGGATTCCATTGCTGCTAATAGACTTTTGAGCT GGGTTCCTTATCAGCTGGAACAGGTTGCAAGCGAAGCTAGTAACCAACCAAAGTTGTCTGCCTTCTTTACATCAAAAAACTGCACACCTGCTATTCTAGAAAAGTGCTCAACTGACCAGGCAATATCTAAAGGTGATACACCATTGATGGAAGGCAGCGTCAGTGAGAGTGGTAATTCTTCTGGAGTAAGGGGTTCTGTAGACGATTCAAATGCATGCAATCCAGAATCTAGTGACCCCAGTCATGTGAGCGCTATTGGAGCTGAAGCTGAAGAGTCATCTTGCAGTGGCAGTGGAAGCGGAAGCTACAATGCATCCCACCCTAGTACTCTTAATGCTTCTGATGACTGCCAAGATGAGATTGATAAGGGGgaatcaattttaaaaacttctAGGCCTTCTAATAAGCAGCATTCAACTCTAGTGGATTCTAATTTCGTGGAGAATTATTTCAAG AACTCAAGGTTGCATTTTATTGGTACCTGGAGAAACCGGTATCGTAAGCGTTTTCCAAGCTCTTCTGGTGGATTTAGATGCATTACTGTTAATTCTGCAGCCAAACCTCAGGCTACTTCCATAATTCATGTGGACATG GATTGCTTTTTTGTGTCAGTGGTTGTCAGGAACCACCCTGAGTTGCAGGGAAAACCTGTTGCCATTTGCCATTCAGATAATCCGCGTGGAACAGCAGAAATTTCATCTGCAAATTATCCTGCTAGGAATTATG GAGTTAAGGCTGGAATGTTTGTAAGAGATGCTAAGGCTCTTTGCCCTCAACTTGTCATTCTTTCTTATGACTTTGAAGCTTATGAGGAG GTGGCTGACAAGTTTTATGACATTTTGCATAAGCACTGCAAGAAAGTTCAG GCCGTCAGTTGTGATGAAGCATTTTTAGATGCCACTGACTCAGGGGTGGAGGACATTCAAGCATTTGTCAGACTGATCAGGAAGGAAATTGTTGAGATAACAGGATGCACTGCAAGTGCCGGTATTGCTGGAAATATGCTTATGGCCCGTCTTGCTACCCGAACTGCAAAACCTGATGGACAATGTTGTATCCCTCCTGAGAAG GTTGAAGAGTATCTACATGAACTTCCAGTAAAAGCCCTCCCTGGAATCGGTTATGTCTTGGAAGAGAAACTGAGAAAGCGAGAAATTACCACTTGTGGGCAGCTGCAGATTATATCCAAG GAATCACTTCAGAAGGACTTTGGTATCAAAACCGGTAATATGTTGTGGAACTATAGTAGAGGGATTGACAACCGGTTGGTTGGAATGGCTCAG GAAAACAAGTCAATAGGTGCTGATGTAAACTGGGGTGTGAGGTTCAAAGATTTAAAAGAT GCTCAGCATTTCTTAGGGAAGCTCTCTGAAGAGGTTTCATTGCGTCTGCAGGGATGTGGAGTTAAAGGCCGCACTTTTACCCTCAAG ATAAAGAAGAGGAAGGTTGATGCTGGGGAGCCAGCAAAATATTTGGGCCATGGAATCTGTGACAACCTGAGCCACTCTACCACG GTGCCAATGGCTACAGATGAGGCTGACGTGCTTCGTAGGATAGCTTCTCAGCTCTTTGGACATTTCCAAATAG ATGTAGAGGATATAAGAGGAATGGGCTTGCAAGTTACAAAACTTGAAATGACGGAAAATGCAaaacaag GTAATGAGAAGAACACCATTCGTGCTTGGCTTTCTTCTACCACGACAAAGGGCAGTAACCATTTAAAAAGTAGTCCGGCAAAGGGTGCTGACACAG ATGATGATATTCAAAGCGTTGATGAAGACTCTGCCCCTTTGTGCAGTGATTCAATTGGACCTTTGGTTCAAAGGAATGCTAGGTTGTCCACTGGTAATGTTGGTAATAGACAAGATGCAGCTCTCCCTCCTATGCATGATCTGGATGTGAGTGTTATAGAGTCTCTTCCTCCTGAGCTTCTTTCAGAAATAAACAACATGTACAATGGGAAACTATTGAGATTTATTTCAGAGAAGAAAAACAATAGTGCTGATATATGCCCCAACAATTTTGAAG GTCCATCAGAGAAAGTTTTGGCCAGTTATGAG gtGCATCCATATAACAAGGAGGAAGTTCAATCAGTCTCTTTCTCTAATAAATTGACTGTTGATGAGAAAACTGGGCCAGTCTCTGTATCTGGTGTAGAGAAATCAAATATGATTATTAATGCTTCTGCTGCTGCGGACACATGTATAATGCCCTCATCTCTAAGTCAAGTAGATACCTCAGTTTTGCAGCAGCTGCCTGAGGAGTTGAAGACGGACATACTTGAGCTCCTTCCCCCACATAGGACAGGCGTGCCACTGTCAGATGCTTCCCTAAAGTATGTTGATAACCCGGACAGTTCAAGGGATTCTATTCTAAGCAATGAACTCTGGGTTGGACATCCACCTAAATGGGTTGACAAATTCATAGTTAGTAATTGCTGGATCTTGAAGATTTTTGCTGAGGCTTATTGTAAAGCAGGACCAAAGAACCTGTTATCATCAATACTGCAGAAGTTTATATCTGGAATATGTGTACCTGAAGAAGTGGGTACTGATGGATGGTGTGATGCTGTTAGTTGCATGTGTGAACTTGTCAAGCAATATGTTGAACTAAAAATTGAAACAGACATTGAAGAGGTTTATGTTTGTTCCTGCCTTTTAAGAAG ATTAACTACAAGGTCAAAAGTTTTCCATGAAGTTTACAACAGCCTGCTTCCTTACCTTCAG GCATCTGTTAGCGAGAAGTATGGGGGAAGTCTACAGCTCTCTCCCGTGAAGGACTAA
- the LOC116019205 gene encoding uncharacterized protein LOC116019205, with amino-acid sequence MRSEDRDQGSVLGPGEWLSLGLGEGGHQNAHKRERGAVRKFNSRRMMTMLSMPFHNPMFRSLGVMPHSVQHKPSKDASITAARFSKANTRFSTSALPDPMDKAAADSMWPGSFWFNPQQSEEQSTNPYKLDLNLKL; translated from the exons ATGAGAAGTGAGGATCGTGATCAGGGATCAGTACTTGGTCCAGGAGAGTGGTTGAGTTTAGGCCTGGGAGAAG GTGGCCACCAGAATGCTCACAAGAGGGAAAGAGGTGCAGTAAGAAAATTCAACTCTCGGAGGATGATGACAATGCTGTCTATGCCATTCCATAATCCTATGTTCAGGTCTTTGGGTGTTATGCCTCATTCAGTTCAGCATAAACCAAGCAAGGATGCAAGTATAACCGCAGCAAGGTTTAGCAAGGCTAATACAAGGTTCTCTACTTCAGCGCTGCctgatccaatggacaaggcAGCAGCAGACTCAATGTGGCCAGGAAGTTTTTGGTTCAATCCACAACAATCAGAAGAGCAGTCAACAAATCCATATAAGCTTGACCTAAATCTGAAGCTGTAA
- the LOC116011782 gene encoding pumilio homolog 12-like, with amino-acid sequence MDGRKEDNLEWWLLRDSGLLSSVIENHNWLPSRFVAPAAGNSTGQLLSLPQNQSALFRNGFQNPNLGNRDRFQVNINPNLGDRDRFQLNINPDLDLEMAFGRMSLSSNQSGGYRNNNNFPASSRVGMGIGMGCVSPYGNLNRMEAYGRGYDRNLAINNGFEGFGDLNSNRNGFRVRSNAGLVDYNLASNNNSLNNIYPPTTQERRSLFSSLEELRGKIPLVTKDQHSCRVLQKKLEEGKPEDIEMIFLEVKNDVCELMVDQSGNYLIQKLFQVCNPQQMTELLALVIRDQCRLLGICHDMHGTRAVQTMLRHLTTVEQRALVLAALRGITVTLTKSVNGYHVIQHCVKFFSNEEKKQILNVVANNCLDIATDRSGCCVLQHCVENADAQSRERLVAEITANALVLSEHPYGNYVVQNILGLRIPHYSSEIVRQLAGSLVHLSMNKYGSNVVEKLLKECDEIEARVMIEEIVSSPNFLMVLQDPFGNYVVQSALTVSKGPLRYALVNIINMHYASLHSHPHGKRVLAKTRGNKLS; translated from the exons ATGGACGGCAGAAAGGAAGACAATCTTGAATGGTGGCTGCTGAGGGATTCTGGTTTGTTGTCGTCGGTGATCGAGAATCACAACTGGCTCCCGAGTCGTTTTGTAGCTCCGGCCGCCGGAAACTCTACCGGCCAGTTGTTGTCGCTACCGCAAAACCAATCGGCACTGTTTCGGAATGGATTTCAAAACCCTAATCTCGGGAATAGGGATAGattccaggtaaatataaacCCTAATCTCGGGGATAGGGATAGATTCCAGTTAAATATAAACCCTGATCTTGACCTTGAGATGGCCTTTGGTCGCATGAGCTTATCTTCTAACCAATCCGGTGGTTAtagaaacaataataattttccaGCTAGTTCACGTGTTGGGATGGGGATTGGAATGGGCTGTGTATCCCCATATGGGAATTTGAATAGAATGGAAGCATATGGGCGTGGCTATGATAGGAATCTAGCAATCAATAATGGTTTTGAGGGTTTTGGTGAcctaaattcaaatagaaacgGGTTTAGGGTGAGATCCAATGCTGGATTAGTGGACTACAATTTGGCTAGTAATAACAACAGTCTCAACAACATTTATCCTCCAACAACTCAAGAGCGTCGCTCGTTGTTTTCGAGTTTGGAGGAATTGAGGGGGAAGATACCTTTGGTGACTAAGGACCAACACAGTTGTCGTGTGTTGCAAAAAAAGCTTGAGGAGGGGAAACCTGAAGACATTGAGATGATATTCTTGGAGGTTAAGAATGATGTTTGTGAGCTGATGGTGGATCAATCCGGGAACTATCTCATCCAAAAGCTTTTCCAAGTATGCAACCCACAACAAATGACTGAGTTGCTTGCGTTGGTGATCAGAGATCAGTGTCGGTTACTGGGCATATGCCATGACATGCACGG GACAAGGGCCGTGCAAACAATGCTGCGCCATTTGACGACAGTGGAGCAAAGGGCGTTGGTTTTGGCGGCTCTCAGGGGCATCACGGTCACCTTGACCAAAAGTGTTAATGGCTATCATGTGATTCAGCACTGTGTCAAGTTCTTCTCCAACGAAGAGAAAAAG CAAATTCTGAATGTTGTAGCGAATAACTGTCTGGACATTGCAACCGACAGGAGTGGGTGCTGTGTCCTACAACACTGTGTTGAAAACGCTGATGCACAATCTCGGGAGCGTCTTGTGGCTGAGATAACAGCTAATGCGTTGGTTTTATCTGAACATCcttatgg gAACTATGTTGTGCAAAACATCCTGGGGCTAAGGATACCGCATTATAGCTCAGAGATAGTGAGACAACTTGCGGGGAGCTTGGTTCATCTTTCAATGAACAAATATGGGAGCAACGTGGTGGAGAAACTCTTGAAAGAGTGTGATGAGATTGAGGCAAGGGTCATGATTGAAGAGATCGTTTCCAGCCCTAATTTCTTGATGGTTCTTCAGGATCCTTTTGGCAACTACGTTGTCCAGTCTGCGCTTACTGTATCCAAG GGACCGCTTCGGTATGCATTGGTTAACATTATCAACATGCACTATGCGTCCCTGCACAGTCATCCCCACGGAAAAAGGGTTTTAGCCAAGACCAGAGGAAACAAGCTAAGCTAA
- the LOC116019389 gene encoding TIP41-like protein: MEWEGDQKELKAAGAELLTGGRRGLRIYGWEIESRKCSILNSANRQQWEERLQTSHLPEMIFGENSLILKHVATGTKIHFNAFDALVGWKQEALPPVEVPAAAKWKFRNKPSQQLVLDYDYTFTTPYCGSETVEINSQHERGTLNKSSCSLQWEDCKEKIDLVALALREPILFYDEIVLYEDELADSGIALLTVKVRVMPSGWFLLLRFWLRVDGMLMRLRDTRLHCAFLEHGKSVILRESCWRETSFQSLSSKGLPIDSAAYNDPSIISERLPVILQRTQKLNISDTM; this comes from the exons ATGGAGTGGGAGGGCGACCAGAAAGAATTGAAGGCGGCCGGAGCTGAACTACTCACCGGCGGTCGGCGAGGACTTCGCATTTACGGTTGGGAGATTGAGTCTCGCAAGTGCTCCATTCTCAACTCCGCAAATCGTCAACA ATGGGAAGAAAGACTTCAAACATCCCACTTGCCAGAGATGATATTTGGGGAGAATTCTCTGATTCTTAAACATGTGGCTACTGGTACTAAAATTCACTTTAATGCATTTGATGCACTGGTTGGCTGGAAGCAGGAAGCACTGCCACCTGTTGAAGTTCCAGCGGCTGCAAAATGGAAATTCAGAAA TAAACCTTCACAGCAATTGGTGCTTGATTATGACTATACCTTCACAACACCATACTGTGGAAGTGAAACAGTTGAAATAAATTCTCAG CATGAAAGGGGAACTTTGAACAAAAGCAGTTGCAGTCTTCAGTGGGAGGATTGCAAGGAGAAAATTGATTTGGTTGCACTTGCATTAAGGGAACCTATTCTATTTTATGATGAG ATTGTCTTATATGAAGATGAATTAGCTGATAGTGGAATAGCACTTTTGACGGTTAAAGTG CGAGTCATGCCTAGTGGTTGGTTCCTTCTGCTGCGTTTTTGG CTTAGGGTTGATGGGATGTTGATGCGGTTGAGAGATACCCGTTTGCATTGTGCTTTTCTGGAGCATGGAAAATCAGTTATTCTTCGTGAAAGCTGCTGGAGAGAAACCTCATTTCAATCCTTATCTTCT AAAGGATTACCTATTGATTCTGCCGCATATAATGATCCAAGCATTATCAGTGAAAGGCTTCCGGTTATTCTGCAGAGAACTCAAAAACTCAATATTTCAGATACCATGTAA
- the LOC116033090 gene encoding peamaclein-like, translating into MMMMRRRSLLACSFLLLLLALLLITSSAFDSAVAQSGYCSGKCSGRCAKAGVKDRCIKYCELCCAKCKCVPSGTYGNKHQCPCYRDLKNSKGKPKCP; encoded by the exons atgatgatgatgagaaggaGGAGCTTACTTGCCTGCAGCTTTCTCCTACTGCTGCTGGCTCTCCTTCTGATCACCTCCTCCGCCTTTGATTCCGCGGTGGCACAATCAG GTTATTGTTCTGGGAAGTGCAGCGGTCGATGCGCCAAGGCTGGGGTGAAGGACAGGTGCATAAAGTACTGCGAACTGTGCTGTGCCAAATGCAAGTGTGTGCCGTCTGGGACTTACGGCAACAAGCACCAGTGCCCTTGTTACAGAGACTTGAAGAACTCCAAGGGCAAACCAAAATGCCCCTAA